In Pseudonocardia cypriaca, a single genomic region encodes these proteins:
- a CDS encoding acyl-CoA desaturase has translation MTVTAEDPLAAGPNPVISGRRTALQHAMIYVFVATPMVALVLAVPLVWGWGVDWHDLLLLAIFYVIAVLGVTVGFHRHFTHKSFKAKPWLRVAMAITGSLAVQGNVLNWVADHRRHHAFSDREGDPHSPWLFGTSPLAVARGFLHAHMTWFFDRNETNHRRFIPDLLADRAIVRVSKTFGVWVAVSLLLPAVLGALLSWSWAGAITGFFWGGLVRLAVSNHVTWSINSICHMVGERPFRSRDRSRNFWPLAILSMGESWHNLHHADPTCARHGVLRGQIDISARVIWLFERFGWAYDVRWPTSRRLARLTVN, from the coding sequence ATGACCGTCACAGCCGAGGACCCGCTCGCTGCCGGTCCCAACCCGGTGATCTCCGGGCGGCGCACCGCGCTCCAGCACGCGATGATCTACGTGTTCGTCGCGACGCCGATGGTCGCGCTGGTGCTCGCCGTCCCGCTCGTGTGGGGCTGGGGCGTCGACTGGCACGACCTGCTGCTGCTCGCGATCTTCTACGTGATCGCCGTGCTGGGGGTCACCGTCGGGTTCCACCGGCACTTCACGCACAAGTCGTTCAAGGCGAAGCCGTGGCTGCGGGTGGCGATGGCCATCACCGGCTCGCTCGCGGTGCAGGGCAACGTCCTCAACTGGGTGGCCGACCACCGCCGCCACCACGCGTTCTCCGACCGGGAGGGCGACCCGCACTCGCCGTGGCTCTTCGGCACCTCGCCGCTGGCGGTCGCACGCGGTTTCCTGCACGCGCACATGACCTGGTTCTTCGACCGCAACGAGACCAACCACCGCCGCTTCATCCCCGACCTGCTCGCCGACCGCGCGATCGTGCGGGTCAGCAAGACGTTCGGGGTGTGGGTGGCGGTCAGCCTGCTGCTGCCTGCGGTGCTCGGCGCGTTGCTGTCGTGGTCGTGGGCCGGGGCGATCACCGGGTTCTTCTGGGGTGGCCTGGTGCGGCTCGCGGTCTCCAACCACGTCACGTGGTCGATCAACTCGATCTGCCACATGGTGGGGGAGCGCCCGTTCCGCTCCCGCGACCGTTCGCGCAACTTCTGGCCGCTCGCGATCCTCTCCATGGGGGAGTCGTGGCACAACCTGCACCACGCCGACCCGACGTGCGCCCGCCACGGCGTCCTGCGCGGCCAGATCGACATCTCCGCGCGGGTCATCTGGCTGTTCGAGCGCTTCGGCTGGGCCTACGACGTGCGCTGGCCGACCAGCCGCCGGCTGGCGCGCCTCACCGTGAACTGA
- a CDS encoding OsmC family peroxiredoxin — protein MPTRTARTAWNGDLQNGSGQVELTSSGVGTYDVSFPKRAADDADGTTSPEELIAAAHSACYSMALSAEIGRAGGTPQSLDVTAAVTLAPDPAGGFRISEIALTVRAEVEGLDADGFKSAAQAAKDGCPVSKALTGTTITLDAAFE, from the coding sequence ATGCCGACGCGTACCGCCCGGACGGCCTGGAACGGTGACCTGCAGAACGGGTCCGGCCAGGTCGAACTCACCAGCAGCGGCGTCGGGACGTACGACGTCAGCTTCCCCAAGCGGGCGGCAGACGACGCCGACGGCACGACCAGCCCGGAAGAGCTCATCGCAGCCGCCCACTCGGCGTGCTACTCGATGGCGCTCTCGGCCGAGATCGGGCGTGCGGGGGGCACGCCGCAGTCTCTGGACGTCACCGCGGCAGTCACGCTGGCACCGGACCCCGCGGGAGGGTTCCGGATCTCGGAGATCGCTCTCACAGTTCGCGCCGAGGTCGAGGGCCTCGACGCAGACGGTTTCAAGTCCGCCGCCCAGGCGGCCAAGGACGGTTGCCCGGTCAGCAAGGCGCTGACCGGTACCACGATCACGCTGGACGCCGCCTTCGAGTGA
- a CDS encoding L,D-transpeptidase, giving the protein MGKHSRAARLRARSVVAAAVLVVLGGFGVAGTAQADDGLVEGTPCKDDVQACVDLGSKQAWLIDDGVVVRGPVKISPGGPGHETPKGDFRVEWKDTNHRSVEYDGAPMPFAVFFAEGGIAFHEGRLDSPSKGCVRLGHDDAVEFYNVLEVGDAVEVH; this is encoded by the coding sequence ATGGGCAAGCACAGCAGGGCGGCACGCCTTCGCGCGCGATCGGTGGTGGCGGCGGCCGTGCTGGTCGTTCTCGGCGGGTTCGGCGTGGCCGGTACGGCCCAGGCGGACGACGGTCTCGTCGAGGGCACCCCGTGCAAGGACGACGTGCAGGCGTGCGTCGACCTCGGCTCGAAGCAGGCGTGGCTGATCGACGACGGGGTGGTCGTCCGCGGTCCGGTGAAGATCAGCCCCGGCGGCCCCGGCCACGAGACGCCCAAGGGCGACTTCCGCGTGGAGTGGAAGGACACGAACCACCGCAGCGTCGAGTACGACGGCGCGCCGATGCCGTTCGCCGTCTTCTTCGCCGAGGGCGGCATCGCGTTCCACGAGGGCAGGCTCGACAGCCCGTCGAAGGGGTGCGTGCGCCTGGGGCACGACGATGCCGTCGAGTTCTACAACGTCCTCGAGGTCGGCGACGCGGTCGAAGTCCATTAG
- the glmU gene encoding bifunctional UDP-N-acetylglucosamine diphosphorylase/glucosamine-1-phosphate N-acetyltransferase GlmU yields the protein MLDPHGRGSSGAPSTGAAPSRPTAAIVLAAGEGTRMRSAVPKVLHPIAGRSLLGHAVHAVAALEPEHLVVVVGAGADQVREAVDGMVAELARPVLTAEQHERKGTGHAVRCALDALPAGLTGPIVVTYGDVPLLEPVTLAALLADHATSGAPLTLLTSDADDPTGYGRVVRESDGTVTRIVEEVDATPEQRALREVNSGVYAFDAAFLLAAIDRLRSHNRKGELYLTDLVKIAHDDGSDVRGVRCADDWQVRGVNDRVQLAATRAELNRRLLEHWMLAGVTVIDPATTWVDVQVRLEPDVVLHPGTQLHGSTSVAGGAEIGPDTTLTNCEIGAGAVVVRTHGSESLIGPGASVGPFAYLRPGARLGERGKIGTFVEVKNSEIGAGTKVPHLTYVGDATIGEYSNIGASSVFVNYDGVRKQRTVVGSHVRTGSDNTFVAPVQIGDGAYTGAGTVVREDVPPGALAVSAGSQRTIEGWVARKRPGTPAAEAAARAADPAIDVHGGTAR from the coding sequence ATGCTCGACCCGCACGGGCGAGGATCGTCCGGCGCACCATCCACCGGGGCGGCACCGTCCCGGCCCACCGCTGCGATCGTGTTGGCGGCGGGTGAGGGCACGCGGATGCGGTCCGCCGTCCCGAAGGTGCTGCACCCGATCGCCGGCCGCAGCCTGCTCGGCCACGCGGTGCACGCCGTCGCCGCCCTCGAACCCGAGCACCTGGTCGTGGTCGTGGGCGCAGGGGCCGACCAGGTCCGGGAGGCGGTCGACGGCATGGTCGCCGAGCTGGCCCGGCCGGTGCTCACCGCCGAGCAGCACGAGCGCAAGGGCACCGGGCACGCCGTCCGGTGCGCGCTGGACGCACTGCCGGCCGGCCTCACCGGGCCGATCGTCGTCACCTACGGCGACGTGCCGCTGCTCGAGCCGGTCACCCTCGCCGCGCTGCTCGCCGACCACGCGACCTCGGGTGCTCCGCTCACGCTGCTCACCAGCGATGCCGACGACCCCACCGGCTACGGCCGGGTGGTGCGCGAGTCCGACGGCACCGTCACGCGGATCGTCGAGGAGGTCGACGCCACCCCGGAGCAGCGCGCCCTCCGCGAGGTCAACTCGGGTGTCTACGCCTTCGACGCCGCGTTCCTGCTCGCGGCGATCGACCGGCTGCGCAGCCACAACAGGAAGGGCGAGCTCTACCTCACCGACCTCGTCAAGATCGCCCACGACGACGGCTCCGACGTGCGCGGCGTCCGCTGCGCCGACGACTGGCAGGTGCGCGGCGTCAACGACCGCGTGCAGCTGGCCGCCACCCGCGCCGAGCTCAACCGGCGCCTGCTCGAGCACTGGATGCTCGCGGGCGTCACCGTGATCGACCCCGCCACGACGTGGGTCGACGTGCAGGTCCGGCTCGAGCCCGACGTCGTGCTGCACCCCGGCACCCAGCTGCACGGATCGACGTCCGTCGCGGGCGGCGCGGAGATCGGGCCCGACACGACGCTCACGAACTGCGAGATCGGCGCGGGCGCGGTGGTCGTGCGCACGCACGGCAGCGAGTCGCTGATCGGGCCCGGCGCGTCCGTCGGGCCGTTCGCCTACCTGCGCCCCGGCGCACGGCTCGGCGAACGCGGCAAGATCGGCACGTTCGTGGAGGTCAAGAACTCCGAGATCGGGGCCGGCACGAAGGTGCCGCACCTCACCTACGTCGGCGACGCCACGATCGGGGAGTACAGCAACATCGGCGCCTCCTCGGTGTTCGTCAACTACGACGGGGTGCGCAAGCAGCGCACGGTCGTCGGCTCGCACGTGCGGACCGGGTCGGACAACACGTTCGTCGCACCCGTGCAGATCGGCGACGGCGCCTACACCGGCGCCGGCACCGTCGTGCGCGAGGACGTCCCGCCGGGGGCGCTGGCCGTGTCGGCCGGGTCACAGCGCACCATCGAGGGGTGGGTCGCCCGCAAGCGGCCCGGTACCCCGGCCGCGGAGGCCGCCGCACGCGCGGCCGACCCGGCCATCGACGTCCACGGAGGCACAGCACGGTGA
- a CDS encoding PIG-L deacetylase family protein yields the protein MLSLLPERLDQMLLLGAHCDDIAIGAGGALLELCRAHPGVTVTALVLTGGGSLREEEERAALTAFCPGAKLDVTVLDLPDGRVPTRWERAKLALEELRTHCEPDLVLAPSAHDAHQDHRTLAELVPTVFRDHLTLGYEILKWDGDLAQPTAYLPLAEPVLREKISKLHEHYGSQRDRTWFDTETFGGLARIRGVQCHARYAEAFHVGKLVLGVAPLPSGEPMDGIR from the coding sequence GTGCTGAGCCTGCTGCCCGAACGTCTCGACCAGATGCTCCTGCTGGGTGCCCATTGCGACGACATCGCGATCGGCGCGGGTGGGGCGCTCCTCGAGCTGTGCCGCGCCCACCCCGGCGTCACGGTGACGGCGCTCGTGCTCACGGGCGGCGGTTCGCTGCGCGAGGAGGAGGAGCGGGCGGCGCTCACCGCGTTCTGCCCGGGCGCGAAGCTCGACGTCACGGTCCTCGACCTGCCCGACGGGCGCGTGCCGACCCGCTGGGAGCGCGCCAAGCTCGCGCTCGAGGAGCTGCGCACGCACTGCGAGCCGGACCTCGTGCTCGCGCCGTCGGCGCACGACGCCCACCAGGACCACCGCACGCTGGCCGAGCTCGTCCCCACCGTGTTCCGGGATCACCTCACGCTCGGCTACGAGATCCTCAAGTGGGACGGCGACCTCGCCCAGCCCACCGCGTACCTCCCGCTCGCGGAGCCGGTCCTGCGCGAGAAGATCTCCAAGCTGCACGAGCACTACGGGTCGCAGCGGGACCGCACGTGGTTCGACACGGAGACGTTCGGCGGCCTGGCCCGGATCCGGGGCGTGCAGTGCCACGCCCGGTACGCCGAGGCGTTCCACGTGGGGAAGCTGGTGCTCGGAGTGGCGCCGCTCCCGAGCGGCGAGCCCATGGACGGGATCCGTTAA
- a CDS encoding sugar phosphate nucleotidyltransferase has translation MKVVLFCGGYGMRMRDGVSDLPKPMHPVGPRPLIWHVMRYYAHFGHTDFVLCLGYGAHHIKDFFLNYSETASNDFVLRGGDVHLLSSDISDWTITFVHTGLDSPIGERLRRVRRHVQDEEMFLANYADVLTDLPLDVMVDKFHASDAVGALLAVPPQSAFHCVDVGEDDRVAGITTLQEMPLWENGGYFVLRPEIFDYLPTNGDLIMDACRPLAEEGRLMAFRHQGFWQPADTVKERHALEAAYRAGDRPWMLWEQNVDNSIDDPADDEPDLVTPGHDPLQAAAMRGSLVER, from the coding sequence GTGAAGGTCGTGCTGTTCTGCGGTGGCTACGGGATGCGGATGCGCGACGGCGTGTCCGACCTGCCGAAGCCGATGCACCCGGTGGGACCGCGGCCGCTGATCTGGCACGTGATGCGCTACTACGCGCACTTCGGCCACACCGACTTCGTGTTGTGCCTCGGCTACGGGGCGCACCACATCAAGGACTTCTTCCTGAACTACTCCGAGACCGCGTCGAACGACTTCGTCCTGCGCGGCGGGGACGTCCACCTGCTGAGCAGCGACATCTCGGACTGGACCATCACGTTCGTGCACACCGGGCTCGACTCCCCGATCGGGGAGCGGCTGCGCCGGGTGCGCAGGCACGTGCAGGACGAGGAGATGTTCCTCGCCAACTACGCCGACGTGCTCACCGACCTGCCGCTGGACGTCATGGTCGACAAGTTCCACGCATCGGATGCGGTGGGGGCACTGCTGGCCGTGCCGCCGCAGTCGGCGTTCCACTGCGTGGACGTGGGCGAGGACGACCGGGTCGCCGGGATCACCACGTTGCAGGAGATGCCGCTGTGGGAGAACGGCGGCTACTTCGTGCTGCGGCCGGAGATCTTCGACTACCTGCCCACGAACGGCGACCTGATCATGGACGCGTGCCGGCCGCTCGCCGAGGAGGGCCGGCTGATGGCCTTCCGGCACCAGGGCTTCTGGCAGCCTGCCGACACGGTCAAGGAGCGGCACGCGCTCGAGGCGGCCTACCGGGCGGGTGACCGGCCCTGGATGCTCTGGGAGCAGAACGTCGACAACTCCATCGACGACCCCGCCGACGACGAGCCGGACCTCGTCACACCGGGGCACGACCCGCTGCAGGCCGCGGCCATGCGCGGCTCCCTGGTCGAGCGCTGA
- a CDS encoding DUF4190 domain-containing protein — protein sequence MQRSYEPPEPAHLRSEPTPEPVDRHPEPRNGLGLAAAIVAPIGILFGLVPLTGFVAVICGLVAVPLAIAGRSRYKKGLATNGRTAMTGLVSGVVALALGVWGVVIVFQATNELVKTLQGPAAVSAGPAAGAGGAPGQVASADPGVVAFGQRVTFDDGVAIEVTSPESFKPGRYAMGNDRDRAVSFEITVVNGSDQPLDAVTTIVRATHAGRDAPLVFDAQKGMNGPPQGTVLPGKSITFPVAVSVGKDVADLQVDVTPRIIGDPAIFSGRV from the coding sequence GTGCAGCGGTCGTACGAGCCGCCGGAGCCCGCGCACCTGCGGTCCGAGCCGACGCCGGAGCCGGTGGACCGGCACCCCGAGCCGCGCAACGGACTGGGCCTGGCGGCCGCCATCGTCGCGCCGATCGGCATCCTCTTCGGACTCGTCCCGCTCACCGGGTTCGTGGCCGTGATCTGCGGTCTCGTCGCCGTCCCGCTCGCGATCGCCGGCCGGTCCCGCTACAAGAAGGGGCTCGCCACCAACGGCCGGACCGCCATGACCGGTCTCGTGTCGGGAGTTGTCGCGCTCGCTCTCGGGGTGTGGGGCGTCGTGATCGTGTTCCAGGCCACCAACGAGCTGGTCAAGACCTTGCAAGGACCCGCAGCGGTTTCTGCCGGGCCGGCGGCAGGAGCTGGTGGCGCACCGGGTCAGGTGGCGTCGGCGGACCCGGGTGTCGTCGCGTTCGGCCAGCGCGTGACGTTCGACGACGGTGTGGCCATCGAGGTCACGTCGCCGGAGTCGTTCAAGCCCGGCCGGTACGCGATGGGGAACGACCGCGATCGTGCCGTGAGTTTCGAGATCACCGTCGTCAACGGATCCGACCAGCCGCTCGACGCGGTCACGACGATCGTCCGGGCCACGCACGCCGGCCGGGACGCCCCGCTGGTCTTCGACGCCCAGAAGGGCATGAACGGCCCACCGCAGGGCACCGTGCTGCCCGGGAAGTCGATCACGTTCCCGGTCGCGGTGTCGGTCGGGAAGGACGTCGCCGACCTGCAGGTCGACGTCACTCCCCGGATCATCGGTGATCCCGCGATCTTCTCCGGCCGGGTCTAG
- a CDS encoding class I SAM-dependent methyltransferase — MTCRLCGSTQLRSFLDLGATPPCERFLTAEETEAPEVTYPLHVRVCGRCLLAQLPPLITPEDTFTEYAYFSSYSTSWVDHARRFVDDAVKRLELGPESFVVEVASNDGYLLQHVVERGIRCLGVEPSVNVGEAARQKGVPTFTAFLTPETGQQVREEHGPADLVCLNNVYAHIPDVIGFTRGLRSMVADDGWVSIEVQHLLTLVERTQFDTIYHEHFQYYTLLTGQRALATGGLTLVDVELLDTHGGSIRMWARPSEVAGEPSERVRAVLAAEEAAGLHTPEGHDGFAEAVSRVRDDLVAFLIEARRAGKKVVGYGAPGKGNTLLNYGGIRPDLLAYTVDRNPYKHGRFTPGTRIPVLPPERIAADRPDYVLILPWNLRDELIEQLSYVREWGGKLVFPIPELEVVS; from the coding sequence CTGACCTGCCGGCTGTGCGGGTCGACGCAGCTGCGGAGCTTCCTCGACCTCGGAGCCACCCCGCCCTGCGAGCGGTTCCTCACGGCGGAGGAGACCGAGGCGCCGGAGGTCACCTACCCGCTGCACGTACGGGTGTGCGGCCGGTGCCTGCTGGCCCAGCTCCCACCGTTGATCACGCCGGAGGACACCTTCACCGAGTACGCCTACTTCTCGTCGTACTCGACGTCGTGGGTGGACCACGCCCGCCGGTTCGTCGACGACGCCGTGAAGCGGCTGGAGCTCGGGCCGGAGTCGTTCGTGGTCGAGGTGGCGAGCAACGACGGCTACCTGCTGCAGCACGTCGTGGAGCGGGGCATCCGCTGCCTCGGCGTCGAGCCGTCGGTGAACGTCGGCGAGGCGGCGCGGCAGAAGGGCGTGCCCACCTTCACCGCGTTCCTCACCCCGGAGACCGGTCAGCAGGTGCGCGAGGAGCACGGCCCCGCCGACCTGGTCTGTCTCAACAACGTCTACGCGCACATCCCGGACGTCATCGGGTTCACGCGCGGGCTGCGGTCGATGGTGGCCGACGACGGGTGGGTCTCGATCGAGGTGCAGCACCTGCTCACGCTGGTGGAGCGCACCCAGTTCGACACGATCTACCACGAGCACTTCCAGTACTACACGCTGCTCACCGGCCAGCGGGCCCTCGCCACGGGCGGGCTCACCCTGGTCGACGTCGAGCTCCTCGACACCCACGGCGGGTCCATCCGGATGTGGGCGCGGCCCAGCGAGGTGGCGGGGGAGCCGTCGGAGCGCGTGCGCGCGGTGCTCGCCGCTGAGGAGGCCGCCGGGCTGCACACGCCGGAGGGCCACGACGGGTTCGCCGAGGCCGTGTCGCGGGTGCGCGACGACCTGGTCGCCTTCCTCATCGAGGCGCGGCGCGCAGGCAAGAAGGTCGTCGGCTACGGCGCCCCGGGCAAGGGCAACACGCTGCTGAACTACGGCGGCATCCGGCCCGACCTGCTCGCGTACACCGTCGACCGCAACCCGTACAAGCACGGCAGGTTCACCCCCGGGACGCGGATCCCGGTGCTGCCGCCGGAGCGGATCGCCGCCGACCGGCCGGACTACGTGCTCATCCTGCCGTGGAACCTGCGTGACGAGCTGATCGAGCAGCTGTCCTACGTCCGCGAGTGGGGCGGCAAGCTCGTGTTCCCCATCCCCGAGCTCGAGGTGGTGTCGTGA
- a CDS encoding ribose-phosphate diphosphokinase, whose amino-acid sequence MSATPKKNLMLFSGRAHPELAEQVAKHLDVTITPQSAYSFANGEIFVRFEESVRGCDAFVLQAHSAPINDQIMEHLIMVDALKRASAKRITVVMPFWGYARQDKKHRGREPISARLVADMFKVAGADRIMTVDLHTAQIQGFFDGPVDHLFALPVLAEHIKRTYADEQLAVVSPDSGRVRLAERWADTLGGTPLAFIHKTRDPRRPNEAVANRVVGEVDGRLCVVIDDMIDTGGTVAKTVEVLLKEGAKDVVVAATHGVLSGPAPARLADCGAREVIFTDTLPIPDEKRFPTMTVLSIAPLLARAIHEVFDDGSVTSLFNGNA is encoded by the coding sequence ATGTCGGCGACGCCCAAGAAGAACCTCATGCTCTTCTCGGGGCGCGCACACCCGGAGCTCGCCGAGCAGGTGGCGAAGCACCTCGATGTGACGATCACCCCGCAGTCGGCGTACTCGTTCGCCAACGGGGAGATCTTCGTCCGGTTCGAGGAGTCCGTGCGCGGATGCGACGCGTTCGTGCTGCAGGCGCACTCGGCGCCGATCAACGACCAGATCATGGAGCACCTGATCATGGTCGACGCCTTGAAACGGGCGTCGGCCAAGCGGATCACCGTCGTGATGCCGTTCTGGGGATACGCCCGCCAGGACAAGAAGCACCGCGGCCGCGAACCCATCTCAGCCCGGCTCGTCGCCGACATGTTCAAGGTCGCGGGTGCCGACCGCATCATGACCGTCGACCTGCACACCGCCCAGATCCAGGGCTTCTTCGACGGCCCGGTCGACCACCTCTTCGCGCTCCCGGTGCTCGCCGAGCACATCAAGCGCACCTACGCCGACGAGCAGCTCGCCGTCGTCTCGCCCGACTCCGGCCGCGTCCGGCTGGCGGAGCGCTGGGCCGACACCCTCGGCGGCACCCCGCTGGCCTTCATCCACAAGACCCGCGACCCCCGCAGGCCCAACGAGGCCGTCGCCAACCGCGTGGTCGGCGAGGTCGACGGCCGGCTCTGCGTGGTGATCGACGACATGATCGACACCGGTGGCACGGTGGCCAAGACCGTCGAGGTGCTGCTCAAGGAGGGCGCCAAGGACGTCGTGGTCGCAGCGACGCACGGCGTGCTCTCCGGGCCCGCCCCGGCGCGGCTGGCCGACTGCGGGGCCCGCGAGGTGATCTTCACCGACACCCTGCCGATCCCCGACGAGAAGCGGTTCCCGACGATGACCGTCCTGTCGATCGCCCCGCTCCTCGCCCGCGCCATCCACGAGGTCTTCGACGACGGCTCGGTGACGAGCCTCTTCAACGGCAACGCCTGA